One genomic segment of Macaca fascicularis isolate 582-1 chromosome 19, T2T-MFA8v1.1 includes these proteins:
- the SMIM46 gene encoding small integral membrane protein 46, which yields MDLGSGSSQGGDSETTFQLWLQLFLWAHLAVRFLGYLHHTFWGPERQPAP from the coding sequence ATGGATCTGGGATCAGGCAGCAGCCAGGGTGGGGACTCGGAGACCACCTTCCAGCTGTGGCTGCAGCTGTTCCTCTGGGCCCACCTGGCTGTACGTTTCCTGGGCTACCTGCACCACACCTTCTGGGGGCCTGAGCGACAGCCAGCACCCTGA